One part of the Vicia villosa cultivar HV-30 ecotype Madison, WI linkage group LG6, Vvil1.0, whole genome shotgun sequence genome encodes these proteins:
- the LOC131612105 gene encoding F-box/kelch-repeat protein At3g23880-like yields the protein MNPSPIILPDDLIAELLSFLPVKYLLRFKCVSKSWRTLISDSAFVKLHLKRSATQNPMFALIMLRLKIIPVESPNGYDEDYDRGSSVVPYTISTLLDSPSFALFANPYYHVENKGCFNAVGSCNGLILLAGGSFMGPRKEYWFRLWNPATKTISEKIGYFCDFINQCFRFEFGFDDSTNTYKVVASRYINQLKIEVRIFSINDDVWRNIESFPVVPLHLDYGGFYINKYDYSGVYLNGAVNWLAIHSNIRYHSLTNKNITNNKDIAVEDFVIVSLDLKTETYNQYPLPCGFDEVPLTEPTIGVLGGYLCFSYSVKGIDFVIWQMKKFGVQDSWIQFLKISYQNLEIDYAFSDYKKYHFQLKPLLLFEDRDTLMLKSNRDARVFLYNWRDNRVQRIQITTSRTRDYLGWDCVKDYVESLVPVN from the coding sequence ATGAATCCGTCGCCGATCATCCTTCCTGATGATCTCATCGCCGAATTACTTTCTTTTCTTCCGGTCAAATATCTTCTTCGATTTAAGTGTGTCAGTAAATCTTGGAGGACTCTCATTTCCGACTCTGCCTTCGTCAAATTGCACCTCAAGAGATCAGCAACACAAAATCCCATGTTCGCGCTAATCATGCTTCGCTTGAAGATTATTCCCGTAGAGTCTCCCAACGGTTATGACGAGGACTACGATCGGGGTTCCAGTGTAGTTCCATATACCATAAGTACTTTATTGGATAGTCCCTCATTCGCCCTTTTTGCCAATCCTTACTATCATGTGGAAAACAAAGGCTGCTTTAATGCAGTCGGTTCCTGTAATGGATTGATTCTTTTGGCTGGTGGTTCCTTCATGGGTCCCCGTAAAGAGTACTGGTTTAGATTGTGGAATCCAGCCACCAAGACAATATCTGAAAAAATtggatatttttgtgattttataaatCAATGTTTCCGCTTTGAGTTTGGTTTTGATGATTCAACAAACACTTATAAAGTGGTGGCATCCCGTTATATTAATCAACTGAAAATTGAGGTGAGAATATTTAGTATCAATGACGATGTTTGGAGAAATATTGAAAGTTTTCCCGTTGTTCCTCTTCATTTGGACTATGGTGGATTTTATATCAATAAATATGATTATAGTGGTGTGTATTTGAATGGCGCTGTTAACTGGCTGGCTATTCATTCCAACATTCGCTACCATAGTCTTACCAATAAGAATATCACAAATAATAAGGATATTGCAGTTGAAGATTTTGTTATTGTTTCTCTTGATTTGAAGACTGAGACGTACAATCAGTATCCTTTGCCATGTGGTTTTGATGAAGTGCCGCTTACAGAACCTACCATTGGTGTGTTAGGTGGCTACCTTTGTTTTTCTTATTCTGTTAAGGGAATTGATTTTGTTATATGGCAGATGAAGAAATTTGGAGTCCAAGATTCTTGGATCCAGTTTCTTAAAATTAGTTATCAAAATCTTGAAATAGATTATGCCTTTAGTGACTATAAGAAGTATCATTTTCAATTGAAACCGTTGCTTCTTTTCGAAGATCGTGATACACTTATGCTTAAAAGCAATCGAGATGCCCGAGTATTTCTCTATAATTGGAGAGATAATAGAGTTCAGCGAATACAAATTACTACAAGTAGAACGAGAGATTATTTAGGTTGGGATTGTGTCAAAGActatgttgaaagtttggttccaGTTAATTAA
- the LOC131614355 gene encoding uncharacterized protein LOC131614355: MDTPIDTVKEAKRNTHTYSFFREPLTALEGLSSLMTAFCLKSFTDDYGNILTLLETAVETPVLQTLMQFYDPEMRCFTFQNYQLAPTLEEYSIILNLKIKGEVPFIDIPKEVNFKLIAAALYLSIKEVSDNWKSNGGVSGFSLKFLVRKSKEEFEKKNWNTYNALLAVAIYGIVMFPNVPNFVDSAAVHIFMGKNPIPTLLADTYYAVHSRYEKRGGAITCCLQLLFIWFLSLLPSKGPFVKTRETLKWTHRIMSLTSYDIQWPKYRINVSEVIVGCGKFDNVPLVGTRGCINYNPVVSLRQLGYTLKDKPADHLIAETVYFEKGSDPEKLKEIIVAWKKIRKHNGAHLGKKESLALTPYVEWIVKRVGNLLLPYDRVAPLQKQPPLILSEFVPTELYKDALVTNYRLHEREQETNLKFFEERDAKMRLMHQLKQVEGAS, encoded by the coding sequence ATGGACACTCCCATTGATACTGTCAAGGAAGCAAAGAGAAATACGCATACCTACAGTTTCTTCCGAGAGCCGTTGACCGCCTTAGAGGGTTTGAGTTCATTAATGACCGCTTTCTGTTTAAAGAGTTTCACGGATGATTATGGGAATATTTTGACTCTGTTGGAAACCGCGGTTGAGACGCCTGTTTTGCAAACATTGATGCAATTCTATGATCCGGAAATGAGGTGTTTCACGTTCCAGAATTACCAGTTAGCTCCGACATTGGAAGAATACTCTATCATTCTTAATCTCAAGATAAAAGGTGAAGTGCCATTCATCGACATTCCTAAAGAAGTGAATTTTAAGTTGATCGctgctgctctttatttgagcataaaagAAGTATCTGATAATTGGAAGTCGAATGGAGGTGTCTCGGGGTTCTCTTTGAAGTTCTTGGTGAGAAAATCTAAAGAGGAATTTGAGAAAAAGAATTGGAACACGTACAATGCATTGCTTGCTGTGGCTATTTACGGGATTGTGATGTTTCCGAATGTTCCCAATTTTGTAGACTCGGCCGCGGTTCACATCTTCATGGGAAAGAATCCTATTCCTACTTTGTTGGCTGATACTTACTATGCTGTTCATTCCCGATATGAGAAACGTGGCGGTGCTATCACTTgttgccttcaattgttgttcatcTGGTTCCTCTCTTTGTTGCCCAGCAAAGGACCTTTTGTGAAGACAAGGGAGACACTTAAGTGGACCCACAGGATTATGTCACTTACCTCTTATGACATCCAGTGGCCAAAGTATCGAATTAACGTTTCTGAAGTGATTGTTGGGTGCGGTAAGTTCGATAATGTTCCTTTGGTTGGTACTAGAGGTTGCATCAATTACAATCCCGTGGTATCCTTGCGTCAGTTGGGGTATACATTGAAAGACAAGCCGGCAGATCACTTGATAGCGGAGACAGTCTATTTTGAGAAGGGGTCAGATCCAGAAAAGTTGAAAGAGATCATTGTGGCTTGGAAGAAGATCCGTAAGCATAATGGAGCCCATTTAGGGAAGAAAGAATCACTTGCCTTGACaccgtatgttgaatggattgtaaaacgggtcggaAACTTGTTGCTGCCATATGATAGGGTTGCACCacttcaaaagcaacctcctttgaTTCTATCTGAATTTGTGCCAACAGAACTTTACAAGGATGCTTTGGTTACCAATTACAGGTTGCATGAAAGGGAACAGGAGACCAACTTGAAATTCTTTGAAGAAAGAGATGCAAAGATGAGGTTGATGCACCAGCTCAAGCAAGTCGAAGGTGCAAGCTAA